The following proteins come from a genomic window of Paenibacillus spongiae:
- a CDS encoding SDR family NAD(P)-dependent oxidoreductase, with the protein MIAIDLTGKVALITGATGELGRVMVRTLAKAGADVVIHYNQNAEKAGELLAEVEDMGRRAITVQANVTNAESVSAMKDAITEQLGPVDIVVANAVVQYQWTSVLEQSAEDYASQFESCVMQSVYLSKAFAPAMIERKRGRFIGINTECAMQNFPSQSAYVAGKRGMDGLYRVLAREIGEHGITVNQVAPGWTISERDRTNNTERSEGYESKVPLKRRGTDQEIANVVAFLASDLSSYITGAYIPVSGGNVMPTI; encoded by the coding sequence ATGATAGCGATAGATTTGACGGGCAAGGTGGCGCTGATCACCGGGGCGACCGGTGAACTGGGACGCGTAATGGTGCGGACGCTGGCGAAGGCCGGCGCCGATGTGGTTATCCATTATAATCAGAATGCGGAGAAAGCGGGAGAGCTGTTGGCCGAAGTCGAGGATATGGGGCGCCGGGCAATAACCGTCCAAGCGAATGTGACGAATGCGGAGTCCGTCAGCGCAATGAAGGATGCGATAACCGAGCAGCTCGGGCCGGTCGATATCGTCGTAGCCAACGCCGTTGTGCAATACCAATGGACCTCGGTATTAGAGCAATCTGCCGAGGACTATGCCAGCCAGTTCGAATCCTGCGTCATGCAGAGCGTATATCTGTCCAAAGCGTTTGCTCCTGCGATGATCGAGCGGAAACGGGGCCGCTTTATAGGCATTAATACGGAATGCGCCATGCAGAACTTCCCGTCCCAGTCTGCTTATGTCGCAGGCAAACGCGGAATGGACGGGCTGTACCGGGTATTGGCCCGCGAAATCGGGGAGCATGGCATAACGGTCAACCAGGTAGCGCCAGGGTGGACGATCAGCGAACGGGACCGTACGAACAATACGGAGCGCAGCGAAGGATACGAGAGCAAGGTGCCGCTGAAACGCCGGGGAACCGACCAAGAGATTGCGAATGTAGTCGCGTTTCTGGCGTCGGACCTGTCCAGCTATATTACGGGAGCGTATATCCCGGTTAGCGGCGGCAATGTAATGCCGACGATATAA
- a CDS encoding ABC transporter permease, with protein sequence MNAYLKLISFDLRMYLRDWITIFWVLIYPVLMLLIFGSMYGDQPGSAPGSRYIDYYVPALCVMNVMSVSVFTLNINMITLRESGTLRRFRVTPIRKSAVLTSHAVQGLLLVLAGAAEVIIVGKLVWDIQITVQGLLLLICSILIGCIGFFSLGFALSGLTSTPGAASGLAMAIFFPMLFLSGISMPLEYLPKVMQALSDWIPMTYYVEMAQGVWQGHSLLNYGQGLVVLAIFAAVCIALALRLFRWENR encoded by the coding sequence ATGAATGCCTATTTAAAACTGATTTCGTTTGATTTGCGCATGTATTTGCGCGATTGGATTACAATATTCTGGGTCCTCATTTATCCCGTTCTTATGCTGCTCATCTTCGGCTCCATGTACGGGGATCAGCCCGGCAGCGCGCCCGGCAGCCGCTACATCGATTATTACGTTCCGGCGCTGTGCGTCATGAACGTGATGTCGGTCTCTGTATTCACGCTAAATATTAATATGATTACGCTTCGGGAAAGCGGCACACTGCGGCGCTTTCGCGTGACGCCGATCCGCAAATCGGCGGTGCTTACCTCCCATGCGGTTCAAGGGCTGCTGCTGGTTCTTGCCGGAGCCGCGGAAGTGATTATCGTCGGGAAGCTGGTCTGGGATATTCAAATCACGGTTCAAGGGCTGCTGCTGCTGATCTGCAGCATCTTGATCGGGTGCATCGGATTCTTCAGTCTTGGATTTGCGTTGTCAGGGCTTACGAGTACGCCTGGCGCCGCGAGCGGGCTCGCCATGGCCATCTTCTTCCCGATGCTGTTCCTATCCGGAATCTCCATGCCGCTGGAATATTTGCCGAAAGTAATGCAGGCATTAAGCGATTGGATTCCGATGACGTACTATGTGGAGATGGCGCAAGGGGTATGGCAGGGCCATTCGTTGTTAAACTATGGTCAAGGGCTGGTGGTGCTTGCGATCTTCGCAGCCGTATGCATCGCGCTTGCTTTACGGTTGTTCCGGTGGGAAAATCGGTAA
- a CDS encoding undecaprenyldiphospho-muramoylpentapeptide beta-N-acetylglucosaminyltransferase gives MKKILFTGGGSAGHVTVNLALIPRFLKEGWAVSYIGSHDGIEKQLIAKLPDVRYSGISTGKLRRYMDWQNVKDPFKVIGGAMQAYRIIRKLKPDVVFSKGGFVSVPVVFGAWLNRVPVVIHESDLTPGLANRIAIPFAAAVCTTFPETEKHLRSAKTRFVGAVVRDGLDAGSANRGRVFCRLDGSKPVLLIMGGSLGARKINETVRLALSRLTAEFQVVHLCGKGQLDPELDLPGYRQFTYIGDELPDILAMTDVVVSRAGSNSIFEFLALRKPMLLIPLTKEQSRGDQILNARSFEASGYCEVLEEENLTADTLASGVSRLYRDREAYIGRMEQTGQKDALSDLFHYIKQTVRS, from the coding sequence GTGAAAAAGATTTTATTTACAGGCGGTGGCTCGGCCGGTCATGTAACGGTTAACCTTGCCCTGATCCCCCGCTTTCTGAAGGAAGGCTGGGCAGTCTCGTATATCGGCTCCCATGACGGCATCGAGAAGCAGCTTATTGCCAAGCTGCCGGATGTCCGCTACTCCGGCATCTCGACCGGGAAACTAAGACGCTATATGGATTGGCAGAACGTGAAGGATCCCTTCAAAGTCATCGGCGGAGCGATGCAGGCCTACCGGATCATACGGAAGCTGAAGCCGGATGTCGTCTTCTCCAAAGGCGGCTTCGTCTCCGTACCCGTCGTATTCGGGGCCTGGCTGAACCGGGTCCCGGTCGTGATTCACGAATCCGATCTGACGCCGGGTCTCGCGAACCGGATTGCCATCCCCTTCGCAGCCGCGGTATGCACGACCTTCCCCGAGACGGAGAAGCATCTGCGCTCTGCCAAGACCCGCTTCGTCGGGGCCGTCGTCCGCGACGGTCTGGACGCAGGCAGCGCCAATCGCGGCAGGGTCTTCTGCCGGCTTGACGGTTCCAAGCCCGTGCTCCTTATCATGGGCGGCAGCCTGGGTGCGCGCAAGATTAACGAGACGGTCCGCTTAGCCTTGAGCCGGCTGACTGCCGAGTTTCAAGTTGTGCATCTGTGCGGTAAGGGTCAGCTCGACCCCGAGCTGGACCTGCCCGGCTACCGCCAATTCACCTATATTGGCGATGAGCTGCCCGACATATTGGCGATGACCGACGTCGTCGTGTCTCGCGCGGGATCGAACTCCATCTTCGAGTTCCTGGCGCTGCGCAAGCCGATGCTGCTCATTCCATTGACGAAGGAGCAGAGCCGCGGGGATCAAATCTTGAATGCCCGCTCATTCGAGGCCTCCGGCTACTGCGAGGTGCTCGAGGAGGAGAATCTGACGGCGGATACGCTGGCAAGCGGCGTGTCCCGGCTGTACCGCGACCGGGAAGCTTACATCGGACGCATGGAGCAGACCGGGCAGAAGGATGCGCTATCTGATCTGTTTCATTACATTAAACAAACGGTCCGTTCGTAA
- the infC gene encoding translation initiation factor IF-3, translating into MIINEKIKASEVRLTGPDGEDMGIVSRDEALALAKKLKVDLVCTSLMSSPPPCKLTPRGSAKQEALQAKQGERRKEKPAAVKEIRLTPQIEDHDYVTKRRQAEKLLSSGHAVQLVVRLQGSKEGHQAKELLERLVKDLSAAGTKETGIQVSGKQAAVKLRAI; encoded by the coding sequence ATGATTATCAATGAGAAAATTAAAGCGTCCGAAGTCCGGCTAACCGGTCCGGACGGCGAAGATATGGGGATCGTATCGCGTGACGAGGCACTCGCATTAGCGAAGAAGCTGAAGGTCGATTTGGTCTGCACGTCGCTGATGAGCAGTCCGCCTCCCTGCAAGCTGACCCCGCGAGGGTCGGCGAAGCAGGAAGCGCTCCAGGCCAAACAAGGGGAGCGCCGGAAGGAGAAGCCGGCAGCCGTGAAGGAGATTCGGCTGACTCCGCAAATCGAGGACCATGATTACGTGACGAAGCGCCGGCAGGCCGAGAAGCTGCTAAGCTCAGGCCATGCCGTACAGCTGGTCGTTCGGCTTCAAGGCTCCAAGGAAGGTCATCAAGCCAAGGAGCTGTTGGAACGATTGGTCAAGGATCTATCCGCCGCCGGAACGAAGGAGACGGGCATTCAAGTCAGCGGCAAGCAAGCCGCGGTTAAGCTTCGCGCGATATAG
- a CDS encoding serine hydrolase — MKTRSRRPARICTAAVLALSLTLPASVFAADSPAASLPYSVAAISPFQSAPAANAAGNTDAVPVTLPALTSGPQDPKEVEAFLDGLFAKDEIKRKASAATVSIVRDGKVLATKGYGVTDTESNTPVDPDKTAFRIASVSKVFTAAAVLQLVDQGKISLQDNIEKYLDGHKVTNPFDKPVTIEMLLTHTTGFEVRDPSSDNFLFDPAQTPMSLKDAIFADFPPVVREPGTSYMYDNFASELQGYIVQQVSGEKFSEYVENHIFKPLGMNASSFSMPDKLAERLATAYDPAGNAIPVYRLSPSDLPEGSMISTSGDMARFMNAFLTGGKTEDGKVILSPDALKGMSTYHSSIHNQVPDTTYGFEAPFVPGKTNGQHIIAKGGDILGFSSLMWLLPDQKTGVFISYNTNQDLRDDLYKAFMDHYYSGKKDSFGKEGYKPQAAAELAKFEGIYADLRSATILSNLTVSADGILTMENGLTGQHKLTQVDDLLFIDDKGAPLAFRADTQGNILYLKYGNPVSYAAKKPAAAGFPDIPSDHPYAKPIHNLQSLGLLTDDASKPFEPLQAVTRGEFIHALAVELGLPASENPAKLSDIADSKYKAHIQGALELGIITGTNKGTFEPDRSISREEAAVIIARILHLSGYPESESKVKLAPGTVQWAEPAVKMVVEMKLHGPEVTVKDGVTEFNSKAAMNKQELAALMYALLLPF; from the coding sequence TTGAAGACACGATCACGACGACCTGCCCGTATTTGCACCGCTGCTGTACTCGCCTTGAGCTTAACGCTGCCGGCCAGCGTTTTCGCCGCTGATTCACCGGCCGCTTCCCTGCCGTACTCCGTTGCTGCGATTTCTCCCTTCCAGTCCGCTCCTGCCGCCAATGCCGCCGGTAATACGGATGCCGTTCCCGTAACGCTGCCTGCGCTTACGTCAGGCCCGCAAGACCCGAAGGAGGTCGAGGCGTTCCTCGACGGACTATTCGCCAAGGACGAAATAAAGCGAAAAGCAAGTGCCGCAACCGTCAGCATTGTACGTGACGGTAAAGTTCTTGCAACGAAAGGCTACGGCGTCACCGATACGGAATCCAATACCCCGGTCGATCCGGACAAGACGGCTTTCCGCATCGCTTCGGTCTCCAAGGTGTTCACGGCTGCGGCCGTCCTGCAGCTTGTCGATCAAGGGAAGATCTCGCTGCAGGACAATATCGAGAAGTACCTGGACGGTCACAAGGTGACCAATCCATTCGACAAACCCGTAACGATCGAAATGCTGCTCACGCATACAACCGGGTTTGAGGTTCGCGACCCATCAAGCGATAATTTCCTGTTCGATCCTGCACAGACGCCGATGTCCTTGAAAGACGCGATCTTCGCCGATTTCCCGCCCGTTGTTCGCGAACCGGGAACGTCCTATATGTACGATAACTTCGCTTCGGAGCTCCAAGGCTATATCGTGCAGCAAGTAAGCGGAGAGAAGTTCAGCGAATATGTCGAGAACCATATATTCAAGCCGCTTGGGATGAACGCATCCAGCTTCAGTATGCCGGACAAATTGGCGGAGCGCCTGGCAACCGCTTATGATCCGGCAGGCAATGCGATTCCGGTTTACCGCTTGTCTCCCAGCGATCTTCCGGAAGGAAGCATGATCTCCACTTCCGGCGACATGGCACGCTTCATGAACGCTTTCCTTACCGGCGGCAAAACCGAAGACGGCAAAGTCATTCTATCGCCGGACGCATTGAAAGGCATGTCCACGTACCACTCGTCGATTCACAACCAGGTGCCGGATACGACTTACGGCTTCGAAGCCCCTTTCGTTCCGGGCAAAACAAACGGACAGCATATCATTGCCAAGGGCGGCGACATCCTCGGCTTTAGCTCGCTCATGTGGCTGCTGCCGGATCAGAAGACGGGCGTATTCATCTCCTATAATACGAATCAAGACTTGCGCGATGATTTATACAAGGCATTCATGGATCACTACTACTCGGGCAAAAAGGATTCATTCGGCAAAGAGGGCTATAAACCGCAAGCCGCCGCCGAGCTCGCCAAATTCGAAGGGATCTATGCCGACTTGCGGTCTGCCACGATCCTAAGCAATCTCACCGTATCGGCAGATGGGATCCTAACGATGGAGAACGGACTTACCGGCCAGCATAAGCTCACGCAAGTCGACGATCTGCTATTCATCGATGATAAGGGCGCGCCGCTGGCTTTCCGTGCCGATACGCAAGGAAACATCCTGTATCTCAAGTATGGCAATCCGGTCAGTTATGCAGCCAAGAAGCCCGCTGCGGCAGGTTTCCCGGACATTCCTAGCGACCATCCGTACGCCAAGCCGATTCATAACCTTCAGTCACTCGGCCTGTTGACCGATGATGCGAGCAAGCCGTTCGAGCCGCTTCAAGCCGTGACGCGCGGAGAATTTATTCATGCGCTCGCGGTGGAGCTGGGCTTACCGGCTTCTGAGAATCCCGCAAAGCTGAGCGATATTGCGGACTCGAAGTATAAAGCTCATATCCAAGGCGCGCTGGAGCTCGGCATCATCACCGGAACGAATAAAGGCACCTTCGAGCCCGACCGTTCCATCAGCCGGGAGGAAGCCGCTGTAATTATCGCACGGATTCTCCATCTGTCCGGCTACCCGGAATCGGAGAGCAAGGTGAAGCTTGCGCCAGGAACCGTGCAATGGGCGGAGCCCGCAGTCAAGATGGTGGTCGAAATGAAGCTGCACGGCCCCGAAGTAACCGTCAAGGACGGCGTTACCGAGTTCAACTCGAAAGCCGCCATGAACAAACAGGAACTGGCCGCGCTCATGTACGCCCTCTTGCTTCCCTTCTAA
- a CDS encoding tetratricopeptide repeat protein — MDAMQQPAHPNYHSRIDQLLHWDRYDDALKEAEAWIREDPENADAYGALAVVYQFIDADKALYWSGEALKRDPELESAWRVRLIVAYERKDWPTFEKVIAEMLRMFPDYSYLYRMQGQYLLTKNRWQEAREYLEQAISLNHSSINYAVYAYALALLNKDEESLNAEQVALHDDPEDDQALLYLAWAAERRNDPRKAAEFMGSAIRLDPNNAQIREEYLEILQKSYWFYRVMLFPNYLRKLKGWQILIIWIACWILFKPLLVLFILLYIASYWASKALVHVKVFGWTRRR, encoded by the coding sequence ATGGATGCAATGCAACAGCCTGCCCATCCCAACTACCACAGCCGGATCGACCAGCTTCTGCACTGGGATCGCTACGATGACGCGCTGAAGGAAGCGGAAGCATGGATCAGAGAGGATCCGGAGAATGCGGATGCTTATGGCGCTCTGGCCGTCGTCTACCAGTTTATTGATGCGGACAAAGCCCTCTACTGGAGCGGTGAGGCTCTGAAGCGCGATCCCGAATTGGAAAGCGCCTGGCGAGTTCGCCTTATCGTCGCTTACGAGCGCAAAGATTGGCCGACCTTCGAGAAGGTGATCGCCGAGATGCTGCGTATGTTCCCAGACTACAGCTATCTGTACCGGATGCAGGGCCAGTACTTGCTAACGAAGAACAGGTGGCAGGAAGCCCGTGAATATTTGGAGCAGGCTATCTCGTTGAATCATTCTTCTATTAATTATGCCGTATATGCGTATGCGCTTGCCCTGCTTAATAAAGATGAAGAATCACTCAATGCCGAGCAGGTTGCCCTGCATGACGACCCGGAGGACGACCAGGCGCTCCTCTATCTGGCTTGGGCGGCCGAACGCCGGAATGATCCGCGGAAGGCAGCCGAGTTCATGGGCTCCGCGATTCGGCTGGATCCAAACAACGCGCAAATTCGCGAGGAGTATCTGGAGATTCTGCAGAAGTCCTATTGGTTCTACCGGGTCATGCTGTTCCCGAATTATTTGCGCAAACTGAAGGGCTGGCAGATCCTCATCATCTGGATCGCCTGCTGGATTCTGTTCAAGCCTCTGCTCGTCCTGTTTATCCTGCTGTATATCGCTTCCTACTGGGCAAGCAAGGCGCTCGTCCATGTCAAGGTATTCGGCTGGACGCGCCGGCGGTGA
- a CDS encoding FixH family protein — protein sequence MKNKLMIAVAAAVLMLGILSGCGSGGAGGQGQDPAAVKIELVSDPSPASVKQNTKLIAEITGLITEKDANVQFDVRRENNEGLPEFLETKAEGKGRYTAETTFDKPGEYAIYIHLYQGELHITKKRPLTVQ from the coding sequence ATGAAAAACAAGCTTATGATCGCCGTCGCCGCAGCCGTGTTGATGCTGGGGATCCTGTCCGGATGCGGATCGGGAGGAGCCGGCGGGCAAGGACAAGATCCCGCAGCGGTGAAGATCGAGCTGGTCAGCGACCCGTCTCCGGCAAGCGTCAAGCAGAACACGAAGCTGATTGCCGAAATAACGGGGCTGATAACGGAGAAGGACGCGAACGTGCAATTCGACGTCCGGAGGGAGAATAATGAAGGACTTCCCGAGTTTCTGGAGACGAAGGCCGAAGGGAAAGGGCGTTACACGGCGGAGACGACGTTCGACAAGCCGGGCGAATACGCCATTTACATTCATCTCTACCAAGGGGAGCTGCACATTACGAAGAAAAGGCCGCTTACTGTCCAATGA
- a CDS encoding cold-shock protein: MYSRKKPLEEIPEEVTAIWSCTNDGCNGWMRDNFAFESEPACPLCSSSMVSSTKTLPSLVNHNSRH, translated from the coding sequence ATGTATTCACGAAAAAAACCGTTAGAGGAAATTCCGGAAGAGGTTACCGCAATTTGGTCATGCACCAATGACGGGTGCAACGGTTGGATGAGAGATAATTTCGCGTTTGAGTCGGAGCCCGCTTGCCCGCTCTGTTCGTCGTCCATGGTGAGCAGTACCAAGACGCTCCCCTCGCTAGTCAATCACAACAGCCGGCATTAA
- a CDS encoding cold-shock protein, giving the protein MQTGTVKWFNAEKGFGFIEVEGGNDVFVHFSAITGDGFKTLDEGQRVEFNVVQGNRGPQAENVVKL; this is encoded by the coding sequence ATGCAAACAGGTACAGTTAAATGGTTCAACGCAGAAAAGGGTTTTGGCTTTATCGAAGTTGAAGGCGGCAATGACGTATTCGTACACTTCAGCGCAATCACTGGCGACGGCTTCAAAACTCTTGACGAAGGCCAACGCGTTGAATTCAACGTTGTTCAAGGCAACCGTGGACCACAAGCTGAGAACGTCGTTAAGCTGTAA
- a CDS encoding ABC transporter ATP-binding protein, which produces MTTVIQVDQLRKQYGAKVALDGISLEIHKGEIFGIVGPNGAGKTTLIEIIEGLRLADSGTALVLGMDIRKQAEAIKQRIGVLLQSTSIPGKAKVKEVLSLFASFYERTADVSEISRIFGLADKQNAYFKSLSGGWKQRVSLALSLINDPDIVFLDEPSMGLDPNARSEMWDTIKRLRDEGRTIVVTTHYMEEAEVLCDRVAIIDSGRLIALDAPKQLISMLGGVKRISFSRSDAIRKESLSALTNVVSIEWEPTVVRLHSTDLDQTLKELFQLAEGEDWMVRGLKLEEASMNDVFNQLTLQQEVGIG; this is translated from the coding sequence ATGACGACGGTTATTCAGGTGGATCAGCTGCGTAAGCAGTACGGCGCCAAGGTTGCGCTGGACGGTATTTCACTGGAGATTCACAAAGGCGAAATATTCGGCATCGTCGGCCCCAACGGTGCGGGCAAAACAACGCTAATCGAAATTATCGAAGGGCTGCGGCTGGCGGACAGCGGGACGGCGCTGGTGCTCGGCATGGATATCCGCAAGCAGGCGGAAGCCATCAAGCAGCGGATTGGCGTGCTGCTGCAGTCGACCTCGATTCCGGGGAAGGCGAAGGTGAAAGAGGTGCTCAGCCTGTTCGCTTCTTTCTATGAGAGGACGGCGGATGTGAGCGAGATCTCCCGCATATTCGGGCTGGCCGACAAGCAGAACGCTTATTTCAAGTCGCTGTCCGGCGGATGGAAGCAGCGCGTCTCGCTGGCGTTGTCCCTGATCAACGATCCGGATATCGTATTCCTCGATGAGCCAAGCATGGGTCTTGATCCGAATGCGCGCAGCGAGATGTGGGATACGATCAAGCGTCTGCGGGACGAGGGACGGACGATCGTCGTGACGACGCACTATATGGAGGAGGCCGAGGTGCTCTGCGACCGGGTTGCGATTATCGACAGCGGACGTCTGATTGCATTGGATGCGCCTAAGCAGCTTATCTCAATGCTGGGCGGAGTGAAGCGAATCAGCTTCAGCAGATCGGACGCGATCCGGAAGGAAAGTCTGTCCGCACTGACGAATGTGGTCAGCATCGAATGGGAGCCTACCGTGGTCAGGCTGCATTCTACGGATCTGGACCAGACGCTGAAGGAGCTGTTTCAGCTGGCGGAGGGCGAGGATTGGATGGTACGCGGGCTGAAGCTGGAGGAAGCGTCGATGAACGATGTGTTTAATCAATTGACTCTGCAGCAAGAGGTGGGAATCGGATGA
- a CDS encoding ATP-binding protein, translating to MPDDRDQRERPKLKVISFDKEKQSLVEAEQPSITFADVGGMEDVKQKVRMSFILPLQQPEIFQAFGQQAGGSLLLYGPPGCGKTFLARAVAGEINANFIHLELQAILSMYIGESEHNLHDLFEKARAEKPCVLFIDELDALGGARQNMRQHHERMLVNQLLIELDGLHSFNQEVFVIGATNTPWYLDTALRRPGRFNHLVFVSPPEKEERETILRLKAAGKPQEEINFRKLAELTDNFSGADLNQLVSDASEKALLRSLQAGSIQPLTAIDLQSAVKERKPSTLEWFQTAKNYATFSDSNKDYQAVLDYMKNHRLR from the coding sequence TTGCCGGACGATCGTGATCAGAGAGAACGCCCCAAGTTGAAGGTCATTTCATTCGATAAAGAAAAGCAATCCCTCGTCGAGGCCGAGCAGCCTTCGATTACTTTCGCCGATGTGGGCGGAATGGAAGACGTGAAGCAAAAGGTGCGCATGAGCTTCATACTCCCGCTGCAGCAGCCGGAAATCTTCCAGGCTTTCGGCCAGCAGGCTGGCGGCAGCCTGCTTCTATACGGGCCGCCGGGCTGCGGCAAGACTTTCCTGGCCAGAGCCGTCGCCGGCGAAATTAACGCAAATTTCATCCATCTGGAGCTGCAGGCGATTCTGTCGATGTATATCGGGGAAAGCGAGCATAATCTGCACGATCTCTTCGAGAAGGCGCGTGCGGAGAAGCCCTGCGTACTGTTCATCGACGAGCTCGACGCGCTTGGCGGCGCCCGTCAAAATATGCGCCAGCACCATGAGCGGATGCTGGTTAACCAGTTGCTGATCGAGCTCGACGGCCTGCATTCCTTCAACCAGGAAGTATTCGTAATCGGCGCGACGAATACCCCGTGGTATTTGGATACCGCTCTCCGCCGGCCAGGGCGCTTCAATCATCTGGTGTTCGTCTCGCCGCCCGAGAAGGAAGAGCGCGAGACGATTCTGCGCTTGAAGGCGGCCGGCAAGCCGCAGGAGGAAATCAACTTCCGCAAGCTGGCAGAGCTTACGGACAATTTCTCCGGCGCCGACTTGAACCAGCTCGTCTCGGACGCTTCGGAGAAAGCGCTCCTGCGCTCGCTCCAAGCCGGCAGCATCCAGCCGCTGACCGCGATCGATCTTCAGTCGGCGGTCAAAGAGCGGAAGCCGTCTACCTTGGAGTGGTTTCAGACTGCTAAGAATTATGCCACCTTCAGCGACTCCAACAAGGACTACCAGGCCGTGCTCGATTACATGAAGAATCATCGATTGCGCTAA
- a CDS encoding winged helix-turn-helix domain-containing protein: MAENIFDAIDETIHAKARLGIMSLLAVHQQCDFGFLRNELGLTEGNLGSHIRVLEQAGYIDVVKTFAGKRPRTICSATELGMSMFQRYIEGLEKIIRMAQLPGKRG; this comes from the coding sequence ATGGCTGAGAATATTTTTGATGCCATCGACGAGACGATACACGCTAAAGCGCGCCTTGGCATTATGAGTCTGCTGGCCGTCCATCAACAGTGCGACTTTGGTTTTCTGCGCAATGAGCTCGGGCTGACGGAGGGCAATCTGGGCAGCCATATACGAGTGCTGGAGCAGGCAGGCTATATTGATGTGGTCAAGACGTTTGCCGGCAAGCGGCCCAGAACCATCTGCAGCGCGACCGAGCTGGGAATGAGCATGTTTCAACGTTACATCGAAGGCCTGGAAAAAATCATCCGGATGGCCCAGCTGCCCGGCAAGCGGGGCTAG